Genomic segment of Salvia splendens isolate huo1 chromosome 12, SspV2, whole genome shotgun sequence:
ataatattgcactacccatccaaatccgaaattacgagtaatccgagtttccattttaaattaaatgtttatttcctgcacttaagatagaaatgtccattaattaattattgtatgCTATGGACGAAAATTAATTAACTTCTTATTAATTCTAAGCGTGGACTTGGCACGAAAcccttatttattattcacagagtaatcaaactccaactagctaggttccgaataataaaaccttgtttcacgCTTCTCTTGATgatattatcaaacgagactcctGGTGAGCTCAAGATCGACGGAATGGAATTGGAtgaagttatatggaagataaccgaaccagtcggatcagttagcaaattgtcgttgccacttaatcaaatcaatcctcaaaccgactcacgcaagaaaatatttataactcccaattttgcacaactttaacagtaaagcggcaagttcagggtcgatcccacaaagaagttggtgtgtcgagtgtgtgagtagtgaacaggggggttggctgctgccacgctttaacttgagagtttttaactattgtctttactctaggcagaatttaactagctagcttgatcaatggaactttaactaaacaaaaataactttgattaaactaaaaactgagtacagcgtgaaattcaaactaagctaacacttcggaagctaagaaagcggtacgaactgagaagaatctcagcgggaaacttaagataacgctaacagaaatgagtattctgcagtgctccattcggtcgcccttttaactaagctatctaagctaagctagacaactgaactaaactaagctagagagctaaactaaactaagctagagagatgaactaaactaagctagagagctgaactacgctagataactaagctaagctaaactagacggaaagtaaagtgtccgatcttttcttgtggtggcacaccctctatttataagctcgattcggcctccggctggataacgatcttgacagggaatattcgctcatgttGAGAATGAGTGACTCactgattgctacgtgcctttcttctagaatgacgacgctttagAGTAACAGATTTCTGACTCAGCtacgtccttgcgtctcataagctagcacgtgtccccttctagaacgtcgtccttgataacagaatggtgcgccatatacagctcatttcctcacgtgttcttcttctagaagccagaggtccccgcctaactgcttgattacttcCCCCTGATCAACttccccgattcttggccttttatcgccttttgtacttgcttgatcagttcggccttgctgccttggtcaagtggcatttctgcacatttaacacttgttttgcgtgataaaccgatcaagtagcatacattttacccttaaaccgatgcatgaaatgagccttatcaaactgctcacacttaaaacatacttgtcctcaagtataaagaaaaagaaaagaaagagataaggcaaatttcaggcatggtttacttatttcacaagtaaaagaaaaaaccgaaaagagaaacaagaccttaagataaaaacacgtattcacatgcatgcattagaccgaataattttccgacaatcatacccgaggtcgatgtcaatccatttgccaatagcttgtgttccttctctttcgctttttcttgatcaaggtgtcagcttcTCAAGactgctcaatttaaaaaccactgttggattcactcagtcactcatttatcaccagagatgttaggactgttcactcggtgttgccaaAAATTTTATACCTTGAATTgaactgcacaagatagttccttaaggtctttgttttgggttgtaaaagggctcaagggtagtaacgtattagggtagggtcctaggggttctaagttcaaaaataaaatttaaaaagaaaaatcacatgagtcaaaaagccaaagatttgactaactCGCTGGATCAGATTTGGGACatttatttcttcctcttctttatgctccttctcggtcaaatttcgacctttagccttataactttcggcttttattatttttttttacttttgattttctaggtcaggttacaactatttcctgcccctttctttttctcaaaccttttcttcattcctaattttttatatgatcaatcCGATTGTCTAAATTGATCATCCCGGCTAGCCTTTATTTTGAACATTTTATCGCCATCCCCTTTTGTTatatttcatttctttgaccCTTTTTCTCACGTGATGTAAAACgtaaaatttggttttaaggcttcaaagaatgggtaaaagtgtatgggctcaacgtGGTTAACTTAGGGGTGCCTTGATTAGTGAGGCGGGTTTTTGGAACGAAGGAAAAGAAACGGCTCAagtggttaagtcctaatgcctttagtcattactacttgtgcaattttcatctcaatactaaaagtcagcctctcgtaaaaatatcttttataaaaatagtagaaagtgttctacttttgacttataactcacatatagagaggcttcacagttggtttagaaattgagcgtttccatcatacttgcgtcgttcaaattgatcaagtttttgcaatcaagtttttatatgcgagcatactgaatcctttttctaactcttccaaaaggtaatcaagtcttccatttatccaatttcatgcatattgcctaatttattactaactggaatttgttatttttgaaaatttttagcatgtatgattctactgtaactaacccgtcccccctccccactgcatatgaagtcgtcctcgagggactggatgcaatGGAAAAAGGATTAGGCACAAGCAACAACACAACAAACAagagaaacttctcacacttagaccagacactgggctaagtgtgagacagtgccagCGATCAACGCAtgctaacaaataaaaaaaacatacaaatagGCAAAACAGACAACaacttccataaacttctcacacttagtccatacacaggactaagtgtgagaacggagtcaaaaacacaatttacacaaagaaacagAGTTAAGGGTAATACTACTGCCTTCTCGATGGTTGAATCAGGGGATGTTGCacgccttccttattgcctccattacacaggccttccttattgcctccaaGGCGTTCGCGCTTATCAGGGCTTTTCCTCCTtggtatttttattattttctcctTCGCACGGGGAAGTATGCTGGCAGCGTTAGTAAGCCCCATAACTTGGATTGGTACGGTGGCCCTTATCAAGGGGAGGAAGGATACTTTCTTCTCCCTTCCTTTTGCTCCCTTCCTCTGCTCTCACCTAGTTGCCctccacagtcttgcttgcttctATGACTGCTCCGGTCCCTTGGTACGCTTGTCTCTTCTCATCCACTTGCTGCcttgaaccctcagcttcaagaagCAGCTGGTTCATCGTCTGGCGGCGCGTCCTTCTCGGGATGGAGTCATCCTCTGTAGTCGAAAAAAGGTTACATTCTGCTTCCTATCGTCGTAGTAGGAGATCACTGGGAAGAGGCAGCCCTTCTGCTGGTGGTGGCGAAGCGGGGTCCTTAGGCCGAGAAATTCCTAGGCGGGCCTTGAGGGTGGTGTAAATCTCCACGGGGTCAGCGCCGGTGGGAAAACTTCTGAGTACGGAGTCCATACGCCTTATGTCAGCCGGGTCTACATATTGGAGCGGGCCGATGAATCTAGGAGGCAATAACGGGGTTCTGGTGGCTGGTGGGCTGGGTGGTGACAAGGATCTCTGATTATTACTGTTCATACCGGCTCCTGaagaaaatgaggaaatattggAAGTCTCGAGTTGATTGCCCTGCATTTCTCTCTGATTATGATTGCGGGTGATTTGAATTCGGAAAAAAGTAGAAGAGGATAGCACAAAGGTTCTGAAAGTAGTTGATGGAAAGTGAGATCTGAAAGACCCTTTTTATACTGCAACCCCGACTGTTGAGATTCTTACCCATTTGAGATCTCTACGTCTGTTCAGACTTGTGCAACTCTTCACATGCAGGCGCACCTTTTTAGAGTGCCACGTGGCAAAGCTTCTCCAATACGCTTCCTCCTTCTCCCCAAGACGTCTCTTCATTGTGACAGTTGGCGCCGCCTGACACCACTCTAATTACTGCACACGTCTTGTCATCACCTGCCTTTGTCAATTCAATCACTGTACTACtgattaaatttaaattgcACTAATCAAGTGGATATTTTAATTCCAGATGAAATATCAATgagttccacttgatcagtttcatTTCTTCCGTCCGATCTTTGGTtaactaagaaaataaaacttaacacactaaaaaaaactatttacactaacaaggATTTGATCAGGTTCCCctgggatgtcacttgatcagattaAGAGATTTAGAATTTATTGCATggtcaagcagactacccattagtacccgatcactccttctaCCTGTTCACTGGCGAGCTAGGCATtagtagtggaatgtcgtccactaCAAACGCCTCCATTCCGTCCTCTTCTGTCAACTTGCTCGCCACCAAGTAGTCGGCCATATCTGCAAACAATGGCTCTTTCCGTCCTCTGCTTCCTTGTTTGGCTTGATCAATTTTTCCTTCCTGGTAGATCCACTGTCTTTCGGGTGTTGACTGGGTCAGGTGCTGGTGCTTTTTATGGAAAACGTCTGGCACGGCTTCACCGTTATCTTCTTGTAGAATTTGGCTCAGGTGATCCGCCTCTTTATTCTCACATCCTTTCTTATCCACTGTTTCCCAGTCAAATTCCTGTAGAAGAAACACCCATCTGATGAACCGCGTCTTTGATTCCCTTTTTGCCAAGAGATATTTGATAGCCGTATAGTCTGTATAGACCATCACTTTGGACCCCAGCAGGTACGACCTGAACATTTCAAATGCGAAGACTACcgatagcatctccttttcggtcacGTCATAGTTTCTTTGTGCCCGATTTAGGATTTTAAAGGCGTAGAAGATGGTGTAACTTTTCCTCTGATTTTCTGACACAACACTGCCCTCACAGCATAGTTGCTAGCATTGCACATCAATTCAAAAGGGTGATTCCAGTCGGGGACGCGTATAATCAGAGAACTTACAAATCGGTACTTCAGAAATGTGAACGCGGCCTTGCAGGCATCAAAGAATTCAATCTTTATGTCGTTCTGGAAAAACTTCGTCAGAAGCTGGGCTATCTTTGTGAAATTCTTGATGAATCTCTTATAGATTCCGGTGCGTCCCAAAAAGGTTCTGACCTCCTCTTGGTCGGTAGAGCATGGGAGTTTTACTGCCAGCGTGTGCAATGCCTTGATTGTTCGAGGGTCTGCCCAGTTCGAATTCCGCCTCGTGGGTGTCAGTTTCGGTTGACACTGGAAGAGTAACTCTTCCTCCCCCACCATGAACCCTTCCAATCTCAGGGCGGGGCTAAATCTACATTGTCGATCAACATGGGACGCCCCTCTTTTTTTTAGAATGAGATGCATATACAGCTCCGGGTAAATTTCTATCACGACATGCATTTT
This window contains:
- the LOC121757574 gene encoding uncharacterized protein LOC121757574 codes for the protein MLSVVFAFEMFRSYLLGSKVMVYTDYTAIKYLLAKRESKTRFIRWVFLLQEFDWETVDKKGCENKEADHLSQILQEDNGEAVPDVFHKKHQHLTQSTPERQWIYQEGKIDQAKQGSRGRKEPLFADMADYLVASKLTEEDGMEAFVVDDIPLLMPSSPVNR